Genomic segment of Candidatus Gracilibacteria bacterium:
TTCTGGAAGTGATTTGTCAAATTTAAAAAAGTCATGAATTTTATTTTTAAACTGATAGTTGGTCTTAAAGTTAATAAATTCAAAAAAAGTAATGGTGGGGATTTCAAATATCCGTTTTCGTCCGGCCAGTGATTCATGAATTTTTTCCTTTAGTTCAAGACTGCCGGAACCTGAAACAATCATTTTATATGGAAGATTACGATCGTAAATACCTTTAAGAAATAAACCTGCATTATCTAATCTTTGTATTTCATCGATAAAAAGATACCCTTTTTTTGTACCAAAATATAAATTTAGATAATTTACTAAATCAGTTTGAGAATTGAAATATTTATGATGATCATCTCTATCAATATTTAGGTGAAGGGTTTTTTCTCCTCGCTTATCTAATTGTTCTTTTATATGAAGCATAATTGTAGTTTTACCTGCTTGTCTTGGTCCAACAAGCATGGTAATTTCTTTTGACTGCAAGTGTTTGGTTATTTCTTCGATACTGATTCTTTGTATAAAAGTAGTCATAAATCGAGTATAACCCGAGAATATGTGGAATGCAATTGCTTTTTTTGCCGAGAATATGTGGAATAGATGGAAAAAAAACATCCGGAATGTTATTATTATGGTAATGAATAAATTTATCCCCGGAGAAACTTACGTCCCCGTCTCCGGAAAAGTTTTTGACGAGGAGGAAATAAATAATGCAATTTCGGCCGCTAGAGATGGTTGGTGGACCGAAGGTAATTGGGCAAAAGAATTTGAAAGGGAATTTAAAAAGTTTTTGAAAATAAATTATGTTTCGCTGGTCAATTCCGGATCTTCCGCAAATTTAGTTGCCTTGGCTTCCCTAACCTCTTCAGTATTTGGTGATAGAAGATTAAAAGCAGGAGATGAATTTATTACCTGCTCGGTTGCCTTTCCAACGACTGTCAATCCGGGCCTACAGTATGGTTTAAAACCGATCTTTATTGACGCAGAGCTTGATACCTTGAATATTGATGTTGATCAGATCGAAAAGGCAATAACAAAAAAAACTAAACTGATCATGGTCGCCCATACTCTGGGAAAACCCTATAACTTAAAAAAAATAATGAAAATAGCCAAAAAATACAATCTTTGGGTAATTGAGGATTGTTGCGACGCTTTAGGTTCTAAATATGACGGAAAACTTGTTAGTTCTTTTGGTGACATTGCCACCTTTAGCTTTTATCCAGCTCATCAGATGAGCTGTTCTTTTAATACGCCAATTCCCTATTTAGATGAGAAAGGAAGTTGGAATATGGAACCAATTGAAAAAATATATGAAACATATATTAATGACTCAAAAAAAATAAAAGTTTTATCATTTGATAAAAATAATAAAGTTAGTTGGTCAACTCCATCAGCAATATTAAGGCATAAGCTAGGAGCTGCAAAAAAAATGTTTAAAATAACCACTCAACATGGTAGATCAGTGGAAGTGACCGAAGATCATAGTGTATTTGTCATTGATCAAGAAACAGCGGACATTGTTCCAAAAGAAGCTAGACAAATAATGGTTGACGATTTTATTGTTACCACAAACAACATCCCTGCTAATTATTTGATTAAATATATTGATACTCTAAAATTTTTTAAAAATAAAGATACTTATATTTCAAATTTTTCAGTTGAAAATTTAAAATCAATAAAAAATCGTGATTATGCGTGGCAGTATAAATCTAGAAATGCTTTGCCAATAAAATATCTAAACTATTATGATCTCGATAAAGAAAACCTTTTTATAGGAATATCTCAATCAAATAAAATACCTATAAGAATTGTTATTAATGAAGAATTATGTAGATTACTTGGATATTATATGGCTGAGGGTTCATATCAAAATGGTCTTATATTTTCTTTCAATAAAAATGAAACAGATTTGATTAAAGATGTCGTTGCCATATCTAAAAGCCAATTTAATATAATTCCATCAGTTGGAAAAAGCAGAAACAATGAAATTAACGTAGAAATTCAATCAAAAAATGTCGAAATAGTTTTTAGAGAAGTTTTTAAAATAGAGAAAGGGGCAAAAAATAAAAGAATTCCTTGGTTTATGTTCCATACAGATGAAAAATGTGTCAAGGCATTTATTTATGGATATACAAGTGGTGATGGATCAATAAGAATATTAGAAGATAATACAAATAGG
This window contains:
- a CDS encoding aminotransferase class I/II-fold pyridoxal phosphate-dependent enzyme; the protein is MWNAIAFFAENMWNRWKKNIRNVIIMVMNKFIPGETYVPVSGKVFDEEEINNAISAARDGWWTEGNWAKEFEREFKKFLKINYVSLVNSGSSANLVALASLTSSVFGDRRLKAGDEFITCSVAFPTTVNPGLQYGLKPIFIDAELDTLNIDVDQIEKAITKKTKLIMVAHTLGKPYNLKKIMKIAKKYNLWVIEDCCDALGSKYDGKLVSSFGDIATFSFYPAHQMSCSFNTPIPYLDEKGSWNMEPIEKIYETYINDSKKIKVLSFDKNNKVSWSTPSAILRHKLGAAKKMFKITTQHGRSVEVTEDHSVFVIDQETADIVPKEARQIMVDDFIVTTNNIPANYLIKYIDTLKFFKNKDTYISNFSVENLKSIKNRDYAWQYKSRNALPIKYLNYYDLDKENLFIGISQSNKIPIRIVINEELCRLLGYYMAEGSYQNGLIFSFNKNETDLIKDVVAISKSQFNIIPSVGKSRNNEINVEIQSKNVEIVFREVFKIEKGAKNKRIPWFMFHTDEKCVKAFIYGYTSGDGSIRILEDNTNRIDVTSVSKDLLNDFQYLLSKVGISASFYRRNKAHTSKKIKGAISSNNENYTLNFSGYIYGDKTIVKQNIKDRNNFADQIPLLPVFRKYINISKDQQIISKKRLLKYLESNKKLYKLVNSDLSFLKVRSVEKISYDKDQYVYDFSVPGNENFYGGFLGIFLHNTMGEGGAVVTNNSLIHKSIRQFRDWGRDCWCDTGKDNTCRKRFGWKLGQLPQGYDHKYIYSQIGYNLKTTDFQAAIGCAQLKKLPYFIKKRQENYGILYDFFKQYKKYFILMKNDKNEEVSYFGFPIIVKPTAPFTRNQLTEYLEKNKIGTRNIFSGNLLRHPAYINLKKNFKIIGDHKNADLIMSNAFWLGVYPGITKEMMNYVKEKIKEFIPLDKK